One Malania oleifera isolate guangnan ecotype guangnan chromosome 10, ASM2987363v1, whole genome shotgun sequence genomic region harbors:
- the LOC131165912 gene encoding uncharacterized protein LOC131165912 isoform X7 — MPPPSCRDGDRSNLPAGETFNFFKIISPDDVRDGKLRFPPKFVRKYGKKLSNPVLVKVPNGSIWKVELMKCDASEIEYPFSDTDHKDSDNAVELGAHMEKVENDASVEILGEFPMCQKSHCEESIFVGKLKAPKLKEIEDDLSVEILEDFPTSQKKLGKQPSRFPCSRMIKTEPPSEIKNASALQNPVMNFQQKDLQANGMKLAGSKRDLDGHQVMQDLAGGFFQYIFGIGNWLFGKWSLAFESLTAVFFLAGGHKYVKEGDNGSRDMEWRSPQAKYPEGSGPATVNEELTALQAANAFKPENPFHIVTMRQSYVGSGCWLRIPLRSVKDVFSRKCGEVTLQVSDGRTWPIKYTVGVGGANLTSGWKTFVLDNHLKVGDICVFEQIKGLDNSLKVVMFRACEVGNLNQSGHKYVNEEDNGSRDKESRSPQAKYPEGSGPATVKEEFTALQAANAFKPENPFHIVTLRPSYVSTGCWLRFPLRSVQGVFSRKCGEVTIQVSDGRTWPIKYTLGPCGAHLSSGWKTFVLDNHLKVGDICVFEQSKGLDNSLKVVMFRACEDGTNCFPTVQKLEI, encoded by the exons ATGCCTCCTCCCAGCTGCAGAGACGGTGACCGGTCAAATTTACCGGCTGGGGAAACATTCAACTTTTTTAAAATCATCAGTCCTGACGACGTTCGAGATGGAAAACTT cgGTTTCCACCAAAGTTTGTTAGGAAGTATGGAAAGAAACTTTCAAACCCTGTACTCGTCAAGGTTCCAAATGGCTCTATTTGGAAAGTGGAACTGATGAAATGTGATG CTTCAGAGATAGAATATCCATTCAGTGATACGGACCATAAAGATTCTGATAATGCCGTGGAATTGGGAGCACACATGGAGAAAGTTGAGAATGATGCTTCTGTTGAAATCCTGGGTGAATTCCCAATGTGCCAGAAAAGTCACTGTGAAGAATCCATTTTTGTTGGGAAGTTGAAAGCGCCTAAACTAAAGGAAATTGAAGATGATTTATCTGTTGAAATCCTAGAAGATTTCCCCACAAGTCAGAAAAAGTTGGGAAAACAGCCATCACGATTTCCCTGTTCTCGGATGATAAAAACTGAACCTCCTAGTGAAATTAAGAATGCTTCTGCTCTTCAAAATCCAGTTATGAACTTTCAACAGAAAGATCTTCAAGCTAATGGGATGAAACTCGCAGGGTCAAAGAGAGACTTGGATGGACATCAGGTCATGCAAGATTTGGCAGGTGGtttttttcaatatatttttg GTATAGGCAATTGGCTTTTTGGCAAATGGAGTTTGGCATTTGAATCATTGACTGCTGTATTTTTTTTGGCAG GTGGACATAAATATGTTAAAGAGGGAGACAATGGAAGTAGAGACATGGAGTGGAGATCCCCACAAGCAAAGTATCCAGAAGGGAGCGGGCCAGCTACTGTCAATGAAGAACTCACAGCCCTCCAAGCAGCCAATGCTTTCAAACCTGAAAACCCCTTCCATATAGTTACAATGCGACAATCTTATGTTGGTAGTGGATGTTGGTTG CGTATACCATTGAGATCTGTCAAGGATGTTTTTAGCAGAAAATGTGGGGAAGTAACTCTTCAGGTTTCGGATGGGAGAACTTGGCCTATCAAATACACTGTTGGAGTAGGTGGAGCAAATTTGACTTCTGGTTGGAAGACATTTGTGCTAGATAATCACTTGAAAGTTGGTGATATTTGCGTGTTCGAACAGATTAAGGGCCTTGATAATTCATTGAAGGTTGTCATGTTTCGAGCTTGTGAAGTTGGAAATTTGAATCAGA GTGGACATAAATATGTTAATGAGGAAGACAATGGAAGTAGAGACAAGGAGTCGAGATCCCCACAAGCAAAATACCCAGAAGGGAGCGGGCCAGCTACTGTCAAGGAAGAATTCACAGCCCTCCAAGCAGCCAATGCTTTCAAACCTGAAAATCCCTTCCATATAGTTACACTGCGACCGTCTTATGTTAGTACTGGATGTTGGTTG CGTTTTCCATTGAGATCTGTCCAGGGTGTTTTTAGCAGAAAGTGTGGGGAAGTAACTATTCAGGTTTCGGATGGGAGAACTTGGCCTATCAAATACACTCTTGGACCATGTGGAGCACATTTGAGTTCTGGTTGGAAGACATTTGTGCTAGATAATCACTTGAAAGTTGGTGATATTTGCGTGTTCGAACAGAGTAAGGGCCTTGATAATTCACTGAAGGTTGTCATGTTTCGAGCTTGTGAAGACGGCACAAATTGTTTCCCAACTGTGCAGAAGTTGGAAATTTGA